Within Cucumis melo cultivar AY chromosome 4, USDA_Cmelo_AY_1.0, whole genome shotgun sequence, the genomic segment ACGGATATGGGGCTTCTTTCCAACAGGTATTTGATCTACCAATTCTCTGTTTTTTCAGTTTTATCTCATGTTTTAATCCTTCGAGTTCTCATAATTTTGACCAATTTCAATTGGgttctcttttatttgttcaatTTCAATCCCTAAATTAAGAGTTGTTTGATTTGGTTGCTTGTAGAGTTAATCGGGAGAGCTTGAAACCGGGTGATCATATCTACTCTTGGAGGGCCGCTTATATTTATGCCCATCATGGTTATCTTCTCGCTCTTTCCATCTTGTTTCTCTTTACTTTTTTTGGATTTTGTGTGTATTGCCTGTTGTAGTTTTAGAGATGATTCGAGTGGAATTAAACTTTCCCCAAATATTCATCTGGCCTGTAAGTTAACCTCTGATTTAATCAGAGAGGGATAGTTTGATCTATGATACTGCATTATTGCTCTTTGATTCTTCTTATGTTGGCTTGGCTTGATCTTTTGGAAAGTAGTAGTAAGGATGAGTTGTTGTGGTATGTTTCTTCAAAATTTGTGCCATAACAATTTTTTAGTTTATAAGATTGTATCAATGTGGTCTATGTGAGGAATTATTGATCTTTATTGGATACTAAGAGTGCTTGATTCTCTCAAGAATTTTGTGTGTCATTTTGCACGTTTAGTTTTCCTTTCACACATTGAATTTGCTTTTATACTACATAACTTGTATTGAAATTATATTCGTACTGAAACAAATACGTTACTTAGAGTCgctttggttttttttttctcttatctATATCGCTAAGTGGAATAATTCAGGTATCTATGTTGGAGATGGAAGAGTTATTCACTTCACCAGAAGAGGTCAAGAAGTAGGAACCGGGACCGTGCTTGATGTCTTTCTGGCAAGTTCAGGACCTGCTCGATCCTTTGTGCCATGCCCTACTTGCATTCCTCTCGAAGAAGGGAATGGGGTTGTTTCTTCATGCTTGAACTGTTTTCTTGCTGGTGGAGTGTTGTATCGTTTCGAGTATGGTGTCAATCCTGCTCTTTTTCTGGCCAAAGCTCGAGGTGGAACTTGCAGCCTTGCAACCTCTGATTCAGATGATCTTGTGGTCCATCGAGCAAAATACCTACTAGAGAATGGCTTTGGATGCTACAATGTATTCAAGAACAACTGTGAAGACTTTGCAATATACTGCAAAACTGGACTACTTGTGGTTGATCAGAGCACTATGGGACAAAGTGGGCAAGCAGTTTCAATCATCGGAGGACCTCTTGCAGCTGTTCTTTCAACACCACTCCGTCTCGTGACAACCAACGTCTATGGAATGGCAGTGACAGCCGTTGGTGTGTACTGTGCTAGTAGATATGCTGCTGATATTGGGATGAGAAAGGATGTGATGAAGATACCTGTGGAGGATTTGACACAAAGGCTGGCCACCGGCCTTCTCCAGGTGGTAGAACCGCAGATTTTACCTGCAATGGCACCGGAGTCTCACCTGCTTATTGGCAGATAATTTAAAACtaacatatatttttaaaaggaAACTGGTGTGATGAAGATACCTGTTGTTGTTTGTCTAGTTTTAAACAGGAAGAACTGTTGTGAAATGTAACTCTTGCAAACAAAATATTTGTGGCATTTTGAAAGTTATTTAAGAGGTCTATAATTTATTAGGAAAACACGTATTTTATGAGTTGTCTGTTTGACCATAATCAATACAAGAAGTTGATAAATTCCATCTTTGCAAGAGACTTGTTTTCTCTATAAATGCAAAATTGAACTAAAGCAAACTCGAAATAGAATGTTTCAATGAATCCATCTGTTCTTCAACTTATTGTTCTAATGAAAAGCCCATGACATCATAACTCGAGTCGAGTTCAAGGGTAAATTCGATATATCAAAGAAGAATAAGAATGGAGAAGCTATCATACCTGATCACTGATAAGTCAAGGTTTCTACCCGGGCCTAGAGAGGAGGGTTGATTTGGCCCAAAGTTGAATTAAGTCGTCCTCGGGTAAGGCTAAAATCAACCCAccaaattgtttaaatttgagtaaatTCTTTTCACCTCTCAATTAACACTGGGTCTGTAATATTATTCttcaaaattgaaagtttttcttttgctaAAAAAAGATTGCATTGTTAGTAAAAAGAGTTCAAATTTTTCCTTAGGTTAGCAATGGTATTAGATTCATTGTTTGTCCTGTTTAGGGGTTGATGAAACTCTTCACAACTCTACTTGGTTACTTCCAAAACAGACAAATTAGCCAATTATTTTGAAGGCTataaagagggaaaaaaatgtCCTCAATGGCTTTTTGATATTTAGTTATGTATTGGACATAAGTGAAAATCTTTGCAGGATTTGGTGGGTTCTTTCCGCTCCCTAATAAAAATTAGATTTTTAATCTTCTTTTCTTCCACTTTGACCCAAATTTGGGTCAACGTCAAATAACCCACATTCTATAAACCAACTAAAACTAATATTCTACCATGGAAAGTTTAAACATGGTAGAAAATTCAGGCAAGACATTTAGTTCGGAATTAGGAAAGGCCTTGAAAGCCTTAGCCGTAGCAGTGAAGACGATGACTGGTCCATCATACTCATCCCAACTCCATCAAAACCCCGCTAAATCTGCCATTAACAATCTAAATAGATTTGAGATCATTGAATCGACTGTAAAGCCATTGATAGAAGTTGAAgatgaacaagaacaaaaacCCCCATATTATTATTACAGATAGTGCAACAGAGAATGAGGATCATTCCATATATGAACATGGATATGTAAATTAAAAGTAGGGATCTTTTTTAAATGGgggttagggttttctttttttttttttcttccggCTCTGGTTTGTTAAGATATTGAGATATTGTTATGTAGAGGAAAGAATCTTTGAAGATAAAGTAGGTTTGTTGTATTAATGTAACAAACTTGATTATGTAATTTAATGAAAGATCAATCTAATGAGATTTACAGTTCATTGGAAATTGAACCAACTCATTCCAACACACACTGATTTTTCCAGTGCGGCCCCCGAGACCAACCCCATGCTCAAGAGGGCACAATCGTAAGTTTGtctctttctctttccctttACGCTTCTCTTAGAATTGGACTTCCCCATTTCAGCATTTCAATTTGGGGGGAAAAACAACCCTGTTCCCTTCCGCCGAAACCAGATATGGGGCTTCTTTCCAACAGGTAATTTGATCTATCAATTCTCTCTGTTTTTAAGTTTTATCACATGTTTTAATCTTTCGGGTACCCTTAATTTTAAGCAATCCCAATTGGGTTTCCTTTCAATCGTTCAGTTTCATTGCCCTTTTCGTCTAAATGAAGAATTGTTTGAATTGGTTGCTTGTAGAGTTAATCAGGGGAGCTTGAAACCGGGTGATCATATCTACTCTTGGAGAGCCGCTTATATCTATGCCCATCATGGTTTTCTTCTCAATCTTCCcttcatttttctctcttttctggATTATGTGTGTATTGCCTGTAGTTTTAGAGACGATTAGAGTAGAATTAGATTTTCTCCAAATATTCATCTGGCCTGCTGGGTAATTTGAAATGGTTGATTAGTCGTTTAAGTGGTTGATTTGAGAGCTCAAGTATTGGAATATGCTTTAGGTAACCTCTGATTTAAGCCTGGCCTTTATATCTCCTTATTTTGGCTTGATTTGTTTGAAAGAAGTAGTGAAGGATGAGGTTTCTGtagtatttttcttcaaaattttgtttcatAAGAACTTATTGGTGTCTAAGGTTGAACTCAAAATAATACCCTCTATCTATCAATGTGGTCTAGATTTGGATCTTTATTGCATGCCAAGAGTTTGTAATTCTTTCTGGAATCTTGTATCTCATCTTGTACAGtactttgtttttctttagaACTGTTGAATGTTGAATGTTATTCACTTGTGATTTTCCAGAAAAGAAAGTGGCTGTTTCAGAATTTTGATATTGTTACTGCCTACCACTTCCTCTAGTAACGAAGGATCACTAGTGAATATTGAGCATGGGATCAAATGTAAATTTTGGATCAAATCAGTGTGCTGTCTTCTAAGTTGCTGACTTATTGTGTTCTCTTAGTCTCTAGCAGAATATGCTGCTTTATGCTACATGTTATGACAGTAAACTGTATTGGGACTAGATTCAAATACATCACTTTGTGTCGCTTTTCGTTTGTTTTCCTCTAATCTATATTTGCTAATGGGAACAATTCAGGCATCTATGTGGGAGATGGCAGAGTTATTCATTTTACCAGAAGAGGTCAAGAAGTAGGAACCGGGACCGTGCTTGATGTCTTACTCGTAAGTTCAGGACCTGCTCGATCCTTCGTGCCATGCGCTACCTGTGTTCCTCTAGAAGAAGGGAATGGAGTTGTTTCCTCATGCTTGAACTGTTTTCTTGCCGGTGGAGTGTTGTATCGTTTCGAGTATGGTGTTAGTCCCACTCTTTTTCTGGCCAAAGCTCGAGGTGGAACTTGCACCCTTGCAAGCTCTGATTCAGATGATCTTGTGGTCCATCGAGCAAAATACCTACTCGACAATGGCTTTGGATGCTATAATGTATTCAAGAACAACTGTGAAGATTTTGCAATATACTGCAAAACTGGATTACTTGTGGTTGATCAAAGGACCATGGGACAAAGTGGGCAAGCAGTTTCAATCATTGGAGGACCTCTGGCAGCGGTTCTTTCAACACCACTGCGTCTTGTGACAACCAACGTCTATGGAATGGCAGCAACGGCCGTTGGGGTGTACTGTGCCAGTAGATACGCCGCTGATATTGGGATGAGAAAGGATGTGATGAAGATACCTGTTGAAGATTTGACCCAAAGGTTGGCCACCGGCCTTGTCCAGGTGGTTGAATCTCAGATTTTAACTGCAACAGTGCCGGAGCCTCACCTGCTTGCTACCAGATAATTATGCTACCatctgttgttgttgttcttgttgttcttgtctacttaaaataactaaaaacaTACTGTTGTGAAATGTAACTCTTGCAAACAAAATATTTGTGGTAAGTTAAGAAATATATGGAAGGTCTTAAAATGATTAGGAAAACATGGTCAAATTATTAGAGGATTGTTTGACTTTTAATCACTAAAACATCTCTCATATAAATTTCTTCATCAAAGATAATTTAACCCCATATAGACCACAAAAAAAATACCAACAGACACAAAACAGAAAGGTTTCAATGAATTCACTGTTCTGACTTTCTAATAGCTAAACAAAATGAAGTGTACAAAAGATGTTTTTGAGCCCTTAAATCATTCATCATATATTGTATGTGGGTTGAGTTAGTTCCATTTAAAAGAGGGGGAAGAAAAAAGGGAGATTTAAATGtaagaaaagttaaagaagggGCACATGGAATGGCTCCCTCCTTCACACACCCAAATGAAAGAACAACCAAAACATTGATGATGAAAAATAGAGACAGATTGAGACCTATCTGTCCAATAAGTAATatcaaaggaagaagaaagaccCTAAACAGCAAGGCAGCTTAGTTAGATGAGATGAGCCAACAAAACAAACATATGTGGGCTTCAACCCATAtgttcttttcctttcttttctttttcttttttttatttccatAACTGCCCTCTACACATTATTCAAGTACATATATATCATACATATTCtctctatttcttcttttccttttgggATCAGACTTATCTTTGGAAATGATGGACCAATTTAGTTTTTTTGTGGACATTATTGGGATTTTTATGGGGGAAGAAGAATCAATTTGTTTGATTGGTTGGCATTGGGCAGTGGTAAGAGAAGGAATTATTCatattctctttcttttttcttttttttcttttctttcactCTGTCTTCTCTTATTATTTCAATGAATTAATGCTATTATCCCATTCATGCACATGCtcttacacacacacacacacacacactctctctctccctcctcCATTTCCTTACATCATTGTTCTTTCTCATAAATTCTATCGATTTGCATATCTTCATAATTGTTGAATTATAAATACTAATAGGTTGGAGAGGTAATTCGAATCTTCTCATGGTTTACTTGTAAATGTTCATATTCCAAATAAAACTATACTATCTATACTTTTGGTATATACGAGAAATCATCGGTACTTGTAAACCAATTAAACAATATTTCTATCTaactaacaaaaaaaatctaaaaatctaaaatttaaaggttataaaaattcaaatttcaatttgaaaattttatgtgTTAAATTTCTGGTtaaaatatatacattttttattaacaatgataagaaaataaatagatacggatcatttaaaagaaaattacttaaaatattaaagaaaaaaatccatgaatgataaaggtttttttttaagtataaaTCAGAAGATGAAGAATTCAAACTACTTTACTATTCAACCtcgaaaatgaaaatttaactGTAATAACCGATTAATCACTCACCAGTATTTATGAGAAACAAATGAGTGTCCTAAAATGTTTAGGTAAAAGTGTATATTTTAGGTTAGaaaatgagaaataaaaaatgGGGAGATGTTTGAGTGGAAGCGTTAgtttaaaaggaaaaaggagagaGTGAGTAGTGGATTTGATTGAAATTAGAGAAAGAGATTAATATGGCGTTTTCTTTCCTATGCCGACATGGACACGTGGCTTTTGCTTTGCTTTCAAAAACTAAAACGGATCCTAAAATTAAGGTCATTCATTGTCGACACAATCATGGTCGCCAccaatttttttccatttcaaCACTTCATTATTTCtaattatttcttcttcttcttcttttttttttttttttttttttttggagaaatttaaacataaattgtTTCCTAAGTGTTTTCCTACCTCTTTTTCCTTTacatataatattataaaattgtttaaattaccACTACTCAAAAAGCATAAGCTAACCAAACTAAAGAACAAAGTTACATTTATTCTCAAGAAGACACCTTACAAAtggtataaaaaaaaattaaccttATTCTTAATAAAAATGGGAATATTGGACTAAAATGGATTGAAATAGATTAAAAGATGggataaattaatatatatatatatatagagagagagagagagagagagtaagaAAGTAGGGCCCAAGGATCCAGCTTTTGACTAATTGGACTCATTCACCTTCCTCCCCACATCACTACAAAGCCATTGCAATACAAACAAAAAGGTTTAGCATAAGATTTAGACCCCACTTTTGTCTCTCTTTACCATATCAATATACAAATATATACATTttactttttctaattttaattttaatttatttataatatataaaataaaatcaaaacaaaacaaaacaaaacaaaagccTCCTCTGCCTGCACCGCCGCTGCCCTTCCTCCCCTAACTTTATTCTCCTTCCATTGAATCTTAATGAAAACGTTTAGGACTAAACTCCCTTTTAAATCCTAATCATGGACTCTAGTTTCCATTTTCCCTCTTTTGTTGGGACTTTtacaattttataaaatatcatttgagttttatttatatatatatatatatataatttttaaaagatttttacattttgtatttttatattttatctttcgattttgaattttcttccatttatgttttcttaaccttatttttaattaaatattttgtttgcATGGTTGTTGGTTGTTGGTTGGTGGTTGGTGTTATCAtctattaattgatttaaaaaatatctaagaaacaatttaataaatttaggatttttatttttatcattaacGATATTTTCGACTAACTAAAAATTTATCTTATACCAATTTACGTCAATATGACTATTCTAAAGATCATAATAGTTTTCAAAATAAGATTATATTAGGAAttataattaacttcaaaacAAAGTCAAATAAAGGAAAGGATAAGAGAATATGGAACTAAGTTTAAATGTATATGTATCCACTTGAAAAGATATTGaagaagatatatatatatatatattgcattTTGACAATTATACTATACAATTCAATTGGCTAAAAGTGAATATGGTTGAAGTTAATAACTCCGTGGAAAGTGAGAGAAAGAATATATGACCACTTGGAAGttaataaatttgttattattccATTTTGAAAGTTTTAGATTCCTAATACTTTGAGAATCTCTTATTTCATCGGAATTAATTACACCGTGGAGTTGACTAGAATTATAGTGTATTTGCTTCCATTTCACGCTATAACATACATATTggtttcatatataaatgttcAATTTTTCTGTTATTACTTTATAATTCATTgtcttattttaaataataataattttgtattagaatttatctcataaattttagttatttaacccatttttattataaaagagaaaaaaaaaaccctatttTCGATGACTAAATAATTTATGATTTGATCTCTTACCTTTAATGTTTTGTACTAAAGAAACGTCTAATTGGTTTTAGTGTAACAAATTAAGTCAAGAAGATTCGAATATATAACTATTTAGGCACACTTTTCTCTTACTTTTGTTTGAAGAATCGTAGAAAATCTAAGTTCATAGAAAACGAGAAGaaattttttattagaaaatcaatattaattataaaatgtcgacaataatttaattcaactgATACCTTCAAATACGGAAGACGAAGAAATTTATGGTCTAAATCGCTTCATAGTAATTAATTAGAATAACTTAACACATGCATGTTCTAATATCATgtctttcaattaaactaaagtGAATTAAGTCAAATATAGaagtttttttataaaataaaaatagaccggaaatcattttaataaaaattgtgAATTGAAATATTGGGAAAcgaaaatataaaaatggaagaaatcaaaatcgatgatataaaaagaatgaaaaaaaaaaaaaactagtttAAGACAAATCATATATGTTTAAATAAAGAATAACAAAGAAGAAAGTGTTTCCACAATGGAGGTGACTAGAGGGATTGTACTTCATAACATAGCCCGTGACCTTTTTTCGGGTAAATATTTAAATGGCATTATTCAGAAATGCTTCTCTTTGTCTACGTTTACCAAAATTTGtcaacataataataataataatttggaaaTAGCTGTACACCTCAATTTTCATCCACTCTATACCAAAGTTTGTATATGCAATACATGCTTCatcaataataattaatatataatatatactcatactaaaaaaaaaaaaaaaacacacacaaaacACAACATTGGGATAAGATTCTCGTGAACATGAAATGTGACATTAACATTGTTAGGTTCAGTTTTCCATTTTTGTTACTTAAATAATTAATgggtctatatatatattttaaagggTATTTTCAAATAATGGAACAAGTAAATAAGTAAAACTTTACTTCTCTCAAataattcatattcatattaatCCATTAggtttataatatatatatatatatatatatatatatatatatatatatatatataattggtaGAAGCGAATAGAAGGAGAAGTATCTGAATGAAACTCCATGTGCCACGTGTCAGAGAGAATAAAAGAAGTcctccaaataatatatataataatttgaaGCTAACGAAATGATATGGGTAAGTGCGTAGGCTTAGCTAGACACCatgatatttaaataaaattgcAAATTGCAAATTATTctattcatttctttttatatatttttcaaagattttacgaacaaattaattataaattataaatttaaaagtatttagtcatttaaaaaaaaaaaagaaaaaaaaagaagaagaagaagaagtttgggggtcaaaaatgaaaagaaaaataggcGGCGGTCGTCGGAGTGAGGTGGGGGTAAAAGTAAAATGGAAGGAGAGACGGTCCCGTGATTTTCTCGTAAGTGGAAGTCACGTCTTGGTTGGGGAGATGAATTTACGTAAATGCCACCAAGTGCAAATATCATTttcctttctattatttttatatttaagatGGTGGTTATCCCATGCGCTCTATTCTACACACTCCTTGTCCtgcaaattttaaaaataatatcttcttttcttttcttttcttttttttcccctttaaAAGGTAAAGTATATTGGCCTCTCATCAAAAGATGAGAACAATTCTTTTGAGATCCTATAAAGCCTTCATTTTTTCAGCTGCTCtatgctctttttttttttttttaaagtcaaTTTAACTTAACCATAATGATACGATATCTTATACTAAATGTAagaatcgtttttttttttcaatttactatttatatttatatattgaaCTCCTCTCCactttaattaataaagtaatttgTTCATACATACACTATATTTTAtgtgaaataaaaatatagatCGACTAGTTCGATATGATTTAAGTTTTAGTGTTAAGTTAGGTGGGAAAAGAGAGACTTTGACATTTTAGTCAAATGATGAGATTTATTGTTTGGTTAAgccaagaaagaaaaaataaaaccgATTAAATCGcatttttcattatatttaatCATATACAATTATGTTTTAgtattcataaataaatattgtgTTTGAACTTGTTGTCATACTGTTAAATAAataatctaaatttaaattGTGCATAACTGGATTGAAGTTTCAAATCTCTCCTAACAAAActttgtaaataaaaaaatcaaatatgttaataataataataataaaagtaataattattattcatcaCTCATGAGGAGAGTAAAAGATGGGTAAAAGAGGCGTGATAATTAATCTAATCGaaagaaaaccaaaattttgattgaaaaaatgtaaaaaatatataatattttgataAAATACATTTCATACAAAAATAATCAGGTGAAGGGTAAATAGTTATCAATCCTTTCTAATTTTACAAAAAcatcaaatttattattaatatgtttaaattgaaaatttaaagttaTAAAGGTTCACTCTCaagaataataaaattatatgaaAACTATCTACAAATTATAGGAAAATTCATCCCATTtgtcttatttcatttaaattgtttttgctatattttctgtaaaaggttttgttttttttttcatccatAACCATTTTCCTATAATTTTTTCCATctaatttgataaaataaaatacataaattcTAAATAATTTTAAGAATTTGTGAACTAAATTTTATCACAAGTCAAAATTTGTAGAGATGACAAAGTATTTACATGTATAGAACCATTCAACAATGGAAAAAGCCTAAAGACCcactaaaatataaaaaatgtcccgtcaattAGGCTATCAACAACACGCGTAATACATttactatcgtttagatttggttattgtttggtacgtgATCATTTAAATACGACTGCAATTTATGTTTtcaattatatcatttaatttgactACGCTTAAATTTAGTTACTcgatagtttagattttatCCTTtagatctaaatgatttttttttcaaaatttggtacatgacttttttaattcttttggtacacatactttttttacacaattatTTACCTATTTcgatttaaatgatttttttcaaga encodes:
- the LOC103486679 gene encoding protein LEAD-SENSITIVE 1-like; translation: MGLLSNRVNRESLKPGDHIYSWRAAYIYAHHGIYVGDGRVIHFTRRGQEVGTGTVLDVFLASSGPARSFVPCPTCIPLEEGNGVVSSCLNCFLAGGVLYRFEYGVNPALFLAKARGGTCSLATSDSDDLVVHRAKYLLENGFGCYNVFKNNCEDFAIYCKTGLLVVDQSTMGQSGQAVSIIGGPLAAVLSTPLRLVTTNVYGMAVTAVGVYCASRYAADIGMRKDVMKIPVEDLTQRLATGLLQVVEPQILPAMAPESHLLIGR
- the LOC103486678 gene encoding protein LEAD-SENSITIVE 1-like produces the protein MRFTVHWKLNQLIPTHTDFSSAAPETNPMLKRAQSISIWGEKQPCSLPPKPDMGLLSNRVNQGSLKPGDHIYSWRAAYIYAHHGIYVGDGRVIHFTRRGQEVGTGTVLDVLLVSSGPARSFVPCATCVPLEEGNGVVSSCLNCFLAGGVLYRFEYGVSPTLFLAKARGGTCTLASSDSDDLVVHRAKYLLDNGFGCYNVFKNNCEDFAIYCKTGLLVVDQRTMGQSGQAVSIIGGPLAAVLSTPLRLVTTNVYGMAATAVGVYCASRYAADIGMRKDVMKIPVEDLTQRLATGLVQVVESQILTATVPEPHLLATR